Proteins from a genomic interval of Vreelandella profundi:
- a CDS encoding ABC transporter permease subunit has translation MTTATSLRLWRSLHIAPFIPLLSRLMTLASVIVLVGLLPWLSGRDPALSILRARSAEQEATPEVLAAIRAQLGLDVGPFEKLQSWLMGLLHGDAGNSWISGAPVLPGMLKSAQVSLMLMSFGMLVAVVTATLICVPVIRRGLNGQVSRSSGAIGATLTALPEFLLASVLLVIFAAWLNWLPPYGWRGFSYAILPALALGIPAGGLLGHLFSDGLSATFTERWVATWNVAGFSRIRITLAALRRTLPSLMPQVGMVMVGLTGGAIAVEQVFSIPGLGRATLGAASAQDMPALQTGILILLIIAIVLGSLANIGRALLLGRAFRLGALPVAHSEQSIQRRAWIVPTIAILLLFILVATGITRDPFNSNFMRLEPPSLALPLGADGTGRDILARVAHGALSTMGMATVVVFFSLGLGLLIGLAPKLATGPIEITKATPPTIAGLIVAGLMGPSASGAIIAVTAVAWAPLAAHTAALVAEVKAQPHVRITPMLGVGHFRLMSRYILPAVFGPVFRHSMLRLPGVALALAALGFLGLGPRPPSPEWGLILAEGMPYIERAPWAVLIPALALILLSVLAVSISSIVGVRKVSR, from the coding sequence ATGACAACTGCAACATCGCTGCGTCTTTGGCGCAGCTTGCACATAGCGCCTTTTATTCCACTGCTCTCTCGGCTGATGACATTAGCAAGCGTGATCGTGCTAGTCGGGCTACTGCCATGGTTATCCGGCAGGGATCCAGCACTGAGCATCTTGCGGGCACGCTCAGCCGAACAGGAAGCTACGCCCGAGGTACTCGCCGCCATTCGAGCCCAGCTGGGGCTGGACGTTGGCCCCTTCGAAAAGCTGCAGAGCTGGCTGATGGGGCTTCTGCATGGCGATGCAGGGAACTCCTGGATTTCTGGCGCGCCAGTGCTGCCGGGCATGCTGAAAAGCGCCCAGGTTTCTCTCATGCTTATGTCGTTCGGCATGCTGGTGGCAGTGGTTACTGCGACGCTGATTTGTGTGCCCGTGATTCGCCGCGGCTTAAATGGCCAAGTCAGCCGCTCATCTGGGGCCATTGGCGCAACGCTGACAGCGCTCCCCGAGTTTCTACTTGCCTCAGTACTGCTGGTGATATTTGCCGCCTGGCTAAACTGGTTGCCACCTTATGGGTGGCGCGGTTTCAGCTACGCCATACTGCCTGCCCTCGCCCTGGGTATTCCGGCAGGTGGCCTATTGGGACATTTGTTTAGCGACGGCCTTTCGGCCACCTTTACAGAACGCTGGGTGGCTACCTGGAATGTGGCTGGTTTTTCCCGCATCCGGATTACCCTGGCAGCCCTGCGCCGCACCCTGCCAAGCTTAATGCCCCAGGTGGGTATGGTGATGGTAGGTCTTACGGGCGGTGCTATTGCCGTAGAGCAGGTGTTCTCGATTCCAGGCCTTGGTCGAGCAACCCTTGGTGCGGCATCGGCCCAGGACATGCCCGCCCTGCAAACCGGCATTCTTATTCTGCTGATTATTGCCATTGTGCTTGGCAGTCTGGCCAATATTGGCCGCGCGCTTCTACTAGGCCGCGCCTTCAGGCTTGGAGCATTGCCGGTGGCGCATAGCGAGCAGAGCATTCAGCGCCGGGCGTGGATCGTTCCCACCATCGCTATTTTGCTCCTGTTCATACTGGTGGCGACGGGGATTACTCGCGATCCGTTTAACTCCAATTTTATGCGTTTGGAGCCGCCAAGCTTGGCTCTACCGCTAGGTGCCGACGGCACGGGCCGTGATATTTTGGCGCGGGTGGCCCACGGGGCACTGTCTACCATGGGTATGGCCACGGTAGTGGTATTCTTTTCACTTGGGCTGGGTCTGCTAATTGGTCTAGCTCCCAAGCTGGCAACCGGCCCCATTGAGATCACCAAGGCAACGCCCCCCACCATTGCAGGACTTATCGTCGCAGGCCTGATGGGGCCAAGCGCCAGCGGCGCTATTATTGCGGTGACTGCCGTGGCCTGGGCACCACTTGCTGCGCACACGGCGGCGCTGGTGGCCGAAGTCAAAGCCCAGCCCCATGTGCGCATTACGCCGATGTTAGGAGTAGGCCATTTTCGTCTGATGAGCCGCTACATTCTGCCGGCAGTGTTTGGCCCAGTGTTTCGCCATTCCATGCTGCGCTTACCGGGGGTCGCGCTAGCTCTAGCAGCCCTAGGCTTTCTTGGCCTTGGGCCGCGCCCGCCTTCGCCAGAGTGGGGGCTGATACTCGCCGAGGGCATGCCCTACATCGAGCGCGCACCCTGGGCAGTCCTCATTCCCGCGTTAGCGCTGATTTTACTATCGGTACTGGCAGTGTCGATTTCCAGCATTGTGGGCGTCAGGAAAGTATCACGTTGA
- a CDS encoding ABC transporter substrate-binding protein — protein sequence MLRRSLRLSLPAALAAPLLLTGCFDEQRDTSSTESGERISVAMLQPPRSGLTPLSDDAFKLSRWSMAETLIRLDANSDPQSFLATEWEQLDANTWRFVIRDGVMFHDGSELTAQDVVNSLTAATQAAPKPRILDGVSMTVEADGDKAVIVRTEREDPLIPNRLSSPQLAILAASAYGEDGRINPIEAGTGPFVLKEINGTTSARLDRFDDYWGEPAAVAGIDADYVPDGTARAAALRTGAADVVEAIPVSQVALLDPELVHEVPMPRTNTLYLNTESGPMTDPALRAAVREAVNRSTIVNTVYEGRADIAEGLLGPALAWASDYRTPIGQRTEPTEPNGTEITLATFTDRAELPEVAVLLEQQLTRAGFTVNQEVREYAHIEADALAGQFDAFILSRATVLDSGDPVAYMFSDFACAGSFNIAQLCDPAVDEALATAAVLPTGDARRQAIIEAEAAILRTDAAIPMLHERVIQGESARVSNAERDPRERVLITEKTSIDADSEY from the coding sequence ATGCTACGCCGCTCGCTTCGCCTGTCTTTGCCCGCTGCCCTTGCCGCTCCTCTTTTGCTTACCGGTTGTTTTGATGAGCAGCGCGATACCTCCTCCACTGAATCAGGTGAGCGCATTAGCGTGGCGATGTTACAGCCGCCGCGTTCAGGATTAACGCCACTTTCCGACGATGCTTTTAAGCTATCCCGTTGGAGCATGGCGGAAACGCTGATTCGCCTGGACGCCAACAGCGATCCCCAATCTTTTCTAGCCACCGAATGGGAACAGCTGGACGCCAACACTTGGCGCTTTGTGATTCGCGACGGTGTAATGTTTCATGATGGCAGCGAGCTAACCGCGCAAGACGTCGTCAATTCTCTCACCGCCGCTACTCAGGCCGCTCCTAAGCCGAGGATTTTAGACGGTGTGAGCATGACCGTTGAAGCCGATGGTGATAAGGCGGTGATCGTACGCACAGAAAGAGAAGATCCGCTGATCCCCAACCGTCTTTCCAGCCCGCAGCTGGCGATTCTCGCCGCTAGCGCCTACGGCGAAGATGGCCGGATTAACCCTATCGAAGCAGGCACCGGCCCCTTTGTACTGAAAGAGATCAACGGCACCACCAGCGCTCGGCTAGACCGCTTTGACGACTACTGGGGCGAGCCAGCCGCAGTGGCCGGTATTGATGCCGACTACGTGCCGGATGGCACTGCCCGTGCGGCAGCGTTGAGAACGGGTGCGGCCGATGTGGTGGAAGCCATCCCGGTATCTCAGGTCGCCCTGCTCGACCCTGAGTTAGTCCACGAAGTGCCCATGCCGCGCACCAATACGCTGTACCTGAATACCGAATCAGGCCCCATGACCGACCCTGCTCTGCGAGCCGCCGTGCGTGAAGCAGTTAACCGCTCCACTATCGTGAATACCGTTTACGAAGGTCGCGCGGATATCGCTGAAGGACTACTTGGCCCGGCGCTAGCGTGGGCAAGCGATTACCGCACGCCAATTGGGCAACGCACCGAGCCTACCGAGCCAAATGGTACGGAGATTACGCTAGCGACCTTTACTGATCGCGCGGAGCTTCCCGAAGTCGCCGTGCTGCTTGAGCAACAGCTCACCCGTGCAGGCTTCACCGTTAACCAGGAAGTGCGTGAGTACGCGCATATTGAAGCGGATGCGTTAGCGGGCCAGTTTGACGCCTTTATCCTCTCGCGTGCCACCGTCCTCGACTCCGGCGACCCGGTTGCCTATATGTTTAGCGACTTTGCTTGCGCAGGCTCATTCAATATCGCCCAGCTATGCGATCCTGCCGTGGACGAGGCGCTAGCCACAGCCGCCGTACTGCCCACGGGTGACGCGCGCCGTCAGGCAATCATCGAAGCTGAAGCGGCCATTTTACGCACCGATGCAGCCATCCCGATGCTCCATGAGCGTGTCATTCAGGGCGAATCAGCACGTGTTTCCAACGCGGAGCGTGACCCCCGCGAGCGAGTGCTGATCACTGAAAAAACGTCCATCGACGCCGATAGTGAGTATTAA
- a CDS encoding DUF1653 domain-containing protein produces MTAPVPGIYRHYKGSLYEVLGTAQHSESEEWQVVYRALYGDYGLWVRPLEMFTETVTKEGRTQPRFALEKAF; encoded by the coding sequence ATGACCGCTCCCGTTCCCGGCATCTACCGTCATTACAAAGGCAGCCTTTACGAAGTGCTCGGCACCGCCCAGCACAGCGAAAGTGAAGAGTGGCAGGTGGTTTACCGCGCTCTTTACGGCGACTACGGCCTGTGGGTGCGCCCGCTTGAGATGTTCACTGAAACAGTCACTAAAGAAGGCCGCACGCAGCCGCGCTTTGCGCTGGAGAAAGCGTTCTAG
- the sodC gene encoding superoxide dismutase [Cu-Zn] SodC has translation MRFTASLTGIAASLLLASAAAQANDTLDVEMHKVSVDGVEESIGTVSLESTEHGLLLTPSLTDMEPGVYGFHVHQNASCDPAENDDGEMTAAQAAGGHYDPEETDTHLGPYGEGHLGDLPVLTVNEDGEANLPVLAPRLSMEDMPGRSIMIHAGGDTYKDEPHLGGGGARMACGVVES, from the coding sequence ATGCGCTTTACAGCTTCCCTTACCGGCATTGCCGCCTCATTACTGCTCGCCAGTGCTGCGGCGCAGGCAAACGACACCCTTGATGTTGAAATGCATAAAGTCAGCGTTGATGGTGTTGAAGAGTCGATTGGCACCGTTTCACTGGAAAGCACGGAGCACGGTTTATTGCTCACCCCGTCACTCACGGATATGGAGCCCGGTGTTTACGGCTTCCACGTTCACCAGAACGCCAGCTGCGATCCTGCCGAGAATGACGACGGCGAAATGACCGCGGCGCAAGCCGCAGGCGGCCACTATGATCCGGAAGAAACGGATACCCACCTTGGCCCCTACGGCGAAGGCCATTTGGGTGACCTGCCGGTGCTAACGGTTAATGAAGACGGCGAAGCCAATCTTCCCGTGTTGGCACCGCGCCTTAGCATGGAAGATATGCCGGGCCGTAGCATCATGATCCACGCAGGCGGCGATACCTATAAGGATGAGCCCCATCTTGGCGGTGGCGGCGCTCGCATGGCCTGTGGTGTCGTTGAGTCTTAA
- a CDS encoding 2-hydroxyacid dehydrogenase → MPRSNIILVGAYSPQQRERLESRFITCSVDTPQQLTSLASDERRACAAVACHGHSPFGAAEMDALPSLRLIANFGVGYDDIDIDAATSRGITVTNTPNVLNDDVADLAVGMYLALKRRLIAGDRWVRSGDWARIGSFPLNAHTSGLRVGILGMGRIGKEIADRMVAFKATVHYQSRQAKQVPSDWVYHADAIDLARSVDVLFVTVVGGDETRHFVSAEVLSALPSDAVVINVSRGTVIDEDALIQRLQGGFLAGAALDVFATEPHVDPRLCDQENVLLQPHQGSGTINTRESMGDLQYANILAFTEGNELITPVN, encoded by the coding sequence ATGCCCCGATCTAATATAATCCTAGTAGGTGCTTATTCTCCCCAACAGCGTGAACGGCTAGAAAGTCGTTTTATCACGTGCTCTGTTGATACTCCGCAGCAGTTGACGAGTCTCGCTAGCGACGAGCGGAGGGCCTGTGCAGCAGTTGCCTGTCATGGTCACTCCCCTTTTGGTGCTGCTGAAATGGATGCGCTTCCCAGCTTGCGCCTGATTGCCAACTTTGGTGTGGGTTATGACGATATCGATATCGACGCGGCTACGAGCCGCGGTATCACGGTGACTAATACGCCCAACGTGTTAAATGATGATGTCGCTGACTTGGCCGTCGGGATGTATTTAGCCCTCAAACGTCGCCTTATTGCTGGTGATCGCTGGGTTCGTAGCGGAGACTGGGCGCGTATTGGCTCATTTCCGCTGAATGCACATACCAGCGGTCTGCGTGTTGGAATATTAGGAATGGGGCGGATAGGTAAGGAAATTGCTGACCGCATGGTAGCGTTCAAAGCCACCGTGCATTACCAATCACGTCAGGCCAAACAAGTACCCTCTGATTGGGTTTATCATGCCGATGCCATCGATCTAGCACGCTCGGTGGATGTTCTGTTTGTAACGGTAGTGGGTGGAGATGAAACTCGCCATTTCGTATCGGCTGAGGTACTCAGTGCATTACCTAGCGATGCCGTCGTGATCAATGTTTCCAGAGGCACAGTGATTGATGAGGATGCGCTAATTCAGCGTCTGCAAGGCGGATTTTTAGCGGGCGCTGCGCTTGATGTCTTTGCAACTGAGCCGCATGTGGATCCGCGGTTGTGCGATCAAGAAAATGTCTTGCTTCAGCCCCATCAAGGTTCGGGTACTATTAATACGCGTGAATCCATGGGGGATTTGCAGTACGCTAATATTCTTGCCTTCACCGAAGGTAACGAGCTAATAACGCCTGTTAATTGA
- a CDS encoding ABC transporter ATP-binding protein, which produces MPSPLSLNKRANLNGREAFISARGLTKHISLPRDVFWRRGERKQVMNNIDLTLYPGERVGLVGLSGSGKTTLLRALLAIEAPDAGSITCQHRTVRPGSAAQLRWYRQAVQYIPQDPVSSLDPRMSVRALVAEPLIRLRVDCNPEARAREALEQVGLDAKFLDRQPHELSGGQAQRVAIARAIATRPRFLLADEPLSGLDLPVRAQVISVLKKLCDESGTGLLMVSHDLAVVTKLCQRTLVMDDGNIVEDRPTAALWSTPRHAVTLSLINAVSQLPTCAFPNCNAAEVEALL; this is translated from the coding sequence ATGCCAAGCCCGCTATCACTTAATAAAAGAGCTAACTTGAACGGCAGAGAAGCGTTTATCTCGGCTCGCGGACTAACTAAACACATTTCACTGCCCCGCGACGTTTTTTGGCGAAGAGGTGAGCGTAAGCAGGTCATGAACAATATCGACCTCACGCTTTATCCTGGCGAGCGGGTGGGGCTAGTGGGTTTATCCGGCTCGGGAAAAACGACTCTGCTGCGCGCGCTATTGGCTATTGAAGCGCCTGATGCCGGCTCAATAACCTGCCAGCATAGAACGGTGCGCCCCGGCTCTGCGGCTCAGCTCAGGTGGTACCGCCAGGCAGTGCAGTATATTCCCCAAGACCCTGTCTCATCGCTTGACCCGCGGATGAGTGTTCGCGCCCTGGTAGCCGAGCCGCTCATCCGGCTGCGTGTCGACTGCAACCCAGAAGCGCGCGCCCGGGAAGCACTGGAACAGGTTGGGCTAGATGCGAAGTTTTTGGACCGCCAACCCCATGAACTTTCCGGTGGCCAAGCCCAACGGGTCGCCATAGCTCGGGCGATTGCTACCCGCCCACGTTTTTTGCTGGCCGATGAACCGCTTAGTGGCCTTGATCTACCGGTTCGCGCGCAGGTTATTAGCGTGCTGAAAAAGCTATGCGATGAAAGTGGCACGGGGCTGCTGATGGTGTCTCACGATTTAGCGGTGGTCACAAAACTTTGCCAGCGCACGCTGGTGATGGATGACGGCAATATTGTTGAAGATCGTCCAACGGCAGCGCTGTGGAGCACCCCCCGCCATGCGGTCACGCTGTCACTAATTAATGCCGTGTCACAGCTGCCTACCTGCGCGTTTCCAAACTGCAATGCAGCAGAGGTAGAGGCATTGTTGTAA
- a CDS encoding carbon starvation CstA family protein — MITFIVSILLLIAGYFTYGKFVERVFVTDRKRRTPAFAMRDDIDYVPMNTTRNSLIQLLNIAGVGPIFGPILGALYGPVAFVWIVVGCIFAGAVHDYLTGMISIRNHGAHLPQLAGKFLGKAMKHVVNAFAILLLLLVGTVFVTSPAALLANMTSLSMTLIIVAIFIYYLVATLLPIDKIIGRIYPYFGALLLFSAAGIGIGLIVTGAPIPELSFENMHPEAAPIFPLLFLTISCGALSGFHATQTPIISRTTQNETNGRKIFYGMMITEGVIAMIWAAAAMSLFYGDQTLSDVLAAGGPAAVVSEVSTTMLGAVGGTLAILGVIVLPITSGDTAFRSARMIIADYVKVDQKPMVKRIMVALPLFVVSYALTHMDFTLLWRYFSWANQTTAVIALWVGTMYLVLSRKPHLITSIPATFMTMATFTYLAYAPIGFGLPLNTSYFVAALGTLLCIALFMKRVRRLSRTTFSVDEPAENFVTGEESFATVSK; from the coding sequence ATGATCACCTTTATTGTATCGATCCTGCTGCTAATAGCGGGCTACTTTACCTACGGGAAGTTCGTTGAGCGCGTGTTCGTTACCGACCGCAAGCGACGCACACCAGCATTCGCCATGCGTGATGACATCGACTATGTGCCGATGAACACTACGCGTAACTCACTTATTCAATTATTAAATATTGCCGGCGTGGGACCTATTTTTGGCCCTATTCTTGGCGCGCTTTACGGCCCGGTTGCCTTTGTATGGATTGTGGTCGGCTGCATCTTTGCCGGCGCTGTGCACGATTACCTAACCGGCATGATTTCAATCCGTAACCACGGTGCTCATTTACCTCAACTAGCGGGCAAATTTCTCGGTAAAGCGATGAAGCACGTCGTTAATGCCTTCGCCATTTTGCTACTACTGCTGGTCGGCACGGTCTTTGTCACCTCTCCCGCTGCGCTGCTAGCGAATATGACCTCGCTGTCGATGACGTTAATTATCGTCGCCATCTTTATTTACTATTTGGTCGCGACACTACTGCCGATCGATAAAATCATCGGCCGTATTTACCCTTACTTTGGTGCGCTACTGCTGTTCAGTGCGGCCGGTATCGGCATTGGCTTGATTGTCACCGGCGCGCCCATTCCCGAACTGTCTTTCGAAAATATGCACCCTGAAGCAGCCCCTATCTTCCCGCTGCTGTTTTTAACGATCTCCTGTGGCGCACTTTCCGGCTTTCATGCCACTCAAACACCGATCATTTCGCGCACCACGCAAAACGAAACCAATGGACGCAAAATCTTCTACGGCATGATGATCACAGAAGGTGTGATCGCGATGATTTGGGCCGCCGCTGCTATGAGCCTGTTCTACGGCGACCAAACGCTGTCTGACGTACTTGCCGCCGGTGGCCCTGCTGCCGTGGTTAGCGAAGTTTCTACCACCATGCTCGGCGCTGTAGGCGGCACGCTGGCTATACTCGGCGTTATTGTGCTGCCGATCACCTCTGGTGACACCGCTTTTCGCAGCGCGCGGATGATTATCGCCGACTACGTTAAAGTCGACCAAAAGCCGATGGTTAAGCGCATTATGGTGGCTCTTCCACTGTTTGTTGTGTCCTATGCATTAACGCACATGGACTTCACGCTGCTGTGGCGCTACTTCTCCTGGGCAAACCAAACCACCGCGGTTATTGCCCTGTGGGTAGGTACCATGTACTTGGTACTGTCGCGTAAGCCTCATTTGATCACATCGATTCCAGCCACCTTTATGACCATGGCGACCTTCACCTACCTAGCCTACGCGCCGATTGGCTTTGGTCTGCCGCTGAACACCAGCTACTTTGTGGCGGCGCTAGGAACACTGCTTTGCATTGCGTTATTTATGAAGCGCGTTCGTCGCCTAAGCCGCACAACCTTTAGCGTTGATGAACCGGCAGAAAATTTTGTTACGGGTGAGGAAAGTTTCGCCACCGTCTCAAAATAA
- the tcdA gene encoding tRNA cyclic N6-threonylcarbamoyladenosine(37) synthase TcdA: MSSAISAANPPASADYDARFGGIRRLYGQRAVDVFRHAHVVVVGVGGVGSWAVEALARSGIGKLTLIDLDDVCVSNVNRQLHALDGTIGQPKVEVLASRCRLIAPEIEIVADSAFVTPTNLAERIPDDVDHVVDAIDSVIAKAALIAWCKRRKIPITVTGAAGGQTDPTRIQVADLTRTEHDPLLSKVRSRLRRDYGFSRNPKRRFSVECVYSDEQLVYPSGDGEVCLQKPGSGEATRLDCASGFGAATFLTGTFGFVAASKVLERLAKKAHAAHKESP; encoded by the coding sequence ATGTCCTCCGCGATTTCAGCTGCTAATCCGCCAGCCTCTGCCGACTACGACGCTCGCTTTGGCGGAATTCGTCGCCTTTACGGTCAGCGCGCTGTTGACGTGTTTCGTCATGCTCACGTGGTGGTGGTGGGTGTCGGCGGGGTGGGAAGCTGGGCCGTTGAGGCGCTGGCGCGTTCGGGGATTGGCAAGCTGACGTTGATCGACCTGGACGACGTTTGCGTCTCTAACGTTAACCGCCAGCTGCACGCGCTAGATGGCACTATAGGCCAGCCTAAAGTGGAGGTGCTGGCAAGCCGGTGCCGCCTGATTGCTCCTGAGATCGAGATCGTTGCCGACAGCGCTTTTGTAACACCTACCAATCTGGCCGAGCGTATCCCTGATGACGTCGACCATGTGGTAGACGCCATCGACAGCGTGATCGCCAAGGCCGCGCTCATTGCCTGGTGCAAACGCCGCAAAATTCCGATTACCGTGACCGGCGCCGCCGGCGGGCAAACCGACCCGACGCGCATCCAGGTTGCTGACCTTACTCGCACCGAGCACGACCCGCTGCTATCTAAAGTGCGCTCACGACTGCGCCGTGACTACGGTTTCTCCCGCAACCCCAAGCGGCGCTTCTCGGTAGAGTGCGTCTACTCCGACGAACAGCTGGTGTATCCCAGCGGCGACGGTGAAGTGTGCCTGCAAAAGCCCGGCAGTGGCGAAGCTACGCGCTTAGACTGCGCGTCAGGCTTCGGCGCCGCCACCTTTTTAACCGGCACCTTTGGCTTTGTCGCCGCCTCAAAAGTGCTCGAACGGCTCGCTAAAAAAGCCCATGCCGCCCATAAGGAATCACCATGA
- a CDS encoding pseudouridine synthase, giving the protein MTPLTILYQDEYLVAMHKPSGLLVHRSALARGETEFLLQRLRDQLGKRVYPVHRLDRPTSGVIVFALSSAVAGLLSEAFSERQVEKRYLAVVRGNAPESERLDYPLREEDGTRPKAEMPAMPAMTDIRRLDSVELPVQVDRYSVARYSLVEARPLTGRRHQIRRHLSRRGYPIIGDAKHGKSVHNRFFAEQLGAPRLLLAATYLAFDHPMLDKRVQLSCAVDDTMITLFNHLGWAGHLPLDSVRTPPHTPLSALQAL; this is encoded by the coding sequence ATGACGCCACTCACTATCCTCTATCAGGATGAGTATCTCGTTGCGATGCATAAGCCATCGGGGCTTTTAGTGCACCGCTCGGCGCTAGCGCGTGGCGAAACAGAATTCCTGCTCCAGCGGTTGCGCGATCAGCTTGGTAAGCGGGTATATCCCGTTCACCGGTTGGATCGGCCTACCTCTGGCGTGATCGTATTTGCGCTTTCATCAGCAGTGGCGGGGCTGCTCAGCGAGGCCTTTAGCGAGCGCCAGGTCGAGAAACGCTACCTCGCCGTAGTGCGTGGCAACGCCCCTGAAAGCGAGCGTTTAGACTATCCGCTACGGGAAGAGGACGGCACGCGGCCTAAGGCGGAAATGCCCGCAATGCCTGCGATGACCGATATTCGCCGCTTGGATAGCGTCGAACTGCCTGTTCAGGTCGACCGCTATTCGGTGGCGCGTTACTCGCTGGTGGAAGCGCGGCCGCTGACCGGGCGTCGCCATCAAATTCGTCGCCATCTTTCTCGACGAGGCTATCCCATTATTGGCGATGCCAAACATGGCAAAAGTGTCCACAACCGTTTTTTTGCCGAGCAGCTGGGCGCGCCGCGCTTACTACTGGCCGCTACTTATTTAGCCTTCGATCATCCGATGTTAGATAAACGCGTACAGTTAAGCTGTGCCGTGGACGACACCATGATCACGCTGTTTAATCATCTTGGCTGGGCCGGACACTTACCGTTGGATAGTGTGCGTACGCCACCTCACACACCGCTTTCAGCCCTCCAAGCGCTATGA
- a CDS encoding ATP-binding cassette domain-containing protein, with protein sequence MCSAPVLSVRDLHIQIDGQQVVDGLSFDVMPGERVCLLGASGSGKSFTAKAVLGLLPANAQVSGSIRIQGQEAIAIPAARRRAETRVSMVFQDSLSALNPLVSIGFQLREPFSRHHGLPRKTATQAAVKLLAAMGLPDPQRLIKRTPAELSGGQRQRVCIALAMACKTSLMVADEPTTALDVVTQAQVLRVLRDHTGDSGTAMLFITHDLHAASQLCQRAVIIERGAMIESGDLEALITAPQHSFTQELVTAAHSVQPSELPNADILASVDFLASNDLLKSA encoded by the coding sequence ATGTGCAGCGCCCCTGTATTATCAGTGCGTGATCTTCATATTCAAATTGACGGTCAGCAGGTCGTCGATGGGCTCTCCTTCGATGTCATGCCCGGCGAACGCGTCTGCCTGTTAGGTGCATCAGGGTCGGGTAAATCATTTACGGCAAAAGCAGTCCTGGGGCTTTTACCGGCTAATGCACAGGTATCAGGCAGCATTCGCATTCAAGGCCAAGAAGCCATTGCAATACCCGCCGCACGGCGACGTGCTGAAACGCGCGTTTCGATGGTGTTTCAGGACTCCCTTTCAGCGCTTAACCCTCTGGTTTCAATTGGATTCCAGTTACGCGAGCCTTTTTCACGCCATCATGGCCTGCCGCGCAAAACCGCGACCCAAGCGGCCGTGAAGCTGTTAGCAGCTATGGGTTTGCCAGACCCGCAGCGGTTAATAAAACGCACCCCAGCGGAGCTTTCCGGCGGCCAGCGCCAGCGGGTCTGTATTGCCCTGGCTATGGCGTGCAAAACATCGTTAATGGTCGCCGATGAGCCTACCACCGCACTGGATGTGGTCACCCAAGCGCAGGTACTGCGCGTCTTACGCGACCATACCGGCGACTCAGGCACCGCCATGCTATTTATTACCCACGACCTCCATGCGGCCTCACAGCTTTGCCAACGTGCGGTGATTATTGAGCGTGGCGCAATGATCGAAAGCGGCGACTTAGAGGCTCTAATTACTGCTCCGCAGCATTCCTTCACTCAGGAGTTAGTCACCGCCGCACATAGCGTGCAACCCTCCGAGTTGCCCAACGCCGACATCTTGGCATCTGTAGATTTTTTAGCCTCGAATGACCTTTTAAAGAGCGCCTAG